A genomic window from Candidatus Denitrolinea symbiosum includes:
- a CDS encoding ATPase, AAA+ superfamily: MSTSLFKRTAIDEISKYLHTDDIVVIHGARQVGKTSILMYLQEQLESAGERTYYIDLEDSRFVSTLDKGVDEFAAYLGEQGFDLSAFRQSGKKLFVLVDEIQYLANPSSFLKLLADHHRYLKIIVSGSSSFEMKSKFKDSLVGRTVNFEIHPLSFREFLLFRDVPFVPAERYTEKKTAELKSLFTEFAMYGGYPKIVLTPEIGMKERYLQQIIDTYIRKDIRDLAEIKDVNKFNRLLEVLASQSGNLLNVSELSATCSLSRETVERYLFLLEQTYIVRLVRPYSRNLRSELTRTPKIFFYDTGLMQMLWLKQLQKEVLGSVFETSIYAELIKAHGTDNVFYWRTQDKKEVDFILRSGKKVIPIEAKLSFPRNIPTGIHTWKESFGVKDHLIVGLNGTSEEVGFIYPWQLPE, encoded by the coding sequence ATGTCCACTTCCCTTTTCAAGCGAACGGCGATAGATGAAATTTCCAAGTATCTTCACACGGACGATATCGTCGTCATTCACGGCGCGCGGCAGGTGGGAAAAACGTCTATTCTGATGTATTTGCAGGAGCAACTCGAATCGGCGGGCGAACGGACGTATTACATTGATCTGGAAGACAGCCGCTTCGTGTCCACGCTGGATAAGGGCGTGGATGAATTTGCCGCGTATTTGGGGGAACAGGGATTTGACCTGTCCGCGTTCAGGCAATCGGGGAAGAAACTCTTTGTGTTGGTTGACGAGATTCAGTATCTAGCGAATCCATCCTCCTTTTTGAAGTTGCTGGCGGATCATCACCGTTATTTGAAGATCATCGTTTCGGGATCGTCCAGTTTCGAGATGAAGAGCAAATTCAAGGATTCGCTGGTCGGCAGGACGGTCAACTTTGAGATCCATCCGCTCTCGTTTCGGGAGTTTTTGCTGTTCAGGGACGTCCCCTTTGTCCCTGCCGAACGATACACCGAAAAGAAAACCGCCGAATTGAAGTCCCTGTTTACCGAGTTTGCCATGTATGGCGGGTATCCAAAAATCGTGTTGACTCCCGAAATCGGCATGAAGGAAAGATACCTGCAACAGATCATTGATACCTACATCCGCAAGGACATCCGCGACCTGGCGGAGATCAAGGATGTCAACAAGTTCAACCGCCTGCTGGAAGTCCTGGCTTCGCAAAGCGGAAACTTGTTGAACGTCAGCGAGTTGAGCGCCACCTGCTCGCTCTCGCGCGAGACCGTCGAGCGGTATCTGTTTCTGCTGGAGCAGACGTACATCGTTCGGCTTGTGCGTCCCTACAGCCGCAACCTCCGCTCGGAATTGACCAGGACGCCCAAGATCTTTTTCTACGACACAGGCTTGATGCAAATGTTGTGGTTGAAACAATTACAAAAAGAAGTTTTGGGATCGGTCTTTGAAACCAGCATTTACGCCGAATTGATAAAGGCGCATGGAACCGACAATGTATTTTATTGGCGCACACAGGACAAGAAAGAAGTTGATTTTATTTTGCGGTCGGGAAAAAAAGTAATCCCCATCGAAGCAAAGTTGAGTTTTCCACGAAACATCCCGACAGGTATTCATACCTGGAAGGAATCCTTCGGCGTAAAGGATCATCTGATTGTTGGATTGAACGGGACTTCCGAAGAGGTTGGGTTTATCTATCCATGGCAGCTGCCCGAGTGA
- a CDS encoding bifunctional phosphoglucose/phosphomannose isomerase, giving the protein MNLDDLERLRAIDRQDMLGEIDGLPAQLERAYELGMNRNPVFAEKAGFSRVVIAGMGGSAIGADLLASYAADLCPIPVVVHRDYGLPAFARGRETLVVCSSHSGNTEETLDAFGAARANDCRVVAVCTGGELASRAGKAGVPVVRFDHAGQPRAAVGFSFGVLLALFVQLGLLPDQAEQVKSAVAAMKESQKSLTFSVETVRNPAKRYAGQLMGRWVTVFGAGLLAPVARRIKGQINEIAKAAANFEFIPEADHNTLAGTLNPQEVLLPHTMNLFLRAPSDHPRNRLRVDLTKQAFMLEGPNTDFLDARGDSPLAHMWTLLLFGDYMAYYLAIAYGVDPTPVDALTNLKDALKEKQ; this is encoded by the coding sequence GTGAACCTGGACGACCTCGAACGCCTGCGCGCGATCGACCGACAGGACATGCTTGGGGAAATTGACGGCCTGCCCGCTCAACTGGAACGCGCGTACGAGTTGGGAATGAATCGGAACCCCGTTTTCGCGGAGAAGGCGGGGTTCTCTCGCGTCGTCATCGCGGGGATGGGCGGCTCGGCCATCGGCGCGGACCTGCTCGCCTCGTACGCGGCCGACCTTTGCCCCATCCCCGTCGTCGTCCACCGCGATTACGGACTGCCCGCCTTCGCGCGCGGCCGCGAGACTCTCGTCGTCTGCTCCTCGCATTCGGGCAACACCGAGGAGACGCTGGACGCGTTCGGCGCGGCCCGCGCGAACGACTGCCGCGTCGTCGCCGTCTGCACCGGCGGGGAACTCGCTTCGCGCGCCGGGAAAGCGGGAGTCCCCGTCGTCCGCTTTGACCACGCGGGACAGCCGCGCGCCGCGGTGGGATTCTCCTTCGGCGTCCTGCTGGCGCTCTTCGTCCAACTCGGCCTCCTCCCCGACCAGGCGGAGCAGGTCAAGTCTGCTGTGGCGGCCATGAAGGAGAGCCAGAAGAGTCTGACTTTCTCCGTCGAGACCGTCCGCAACCCCGCCAAACGCTACGCGGGACAGTTGATGGGACGCTGGGTCACTGTCTTCGGCGCGGGATTGCTCGCGCCTGTGGCGCGCCGCATTAAGGGACAGATCAACGAGATCGCCAAGGCCGCCGCCAACTTCGAGTTCATCCCCGAAGCGGACCACAACACGCTGGCGGGGACTCTGAATCCGCAGGAAGTCCTGCTGCCGCACACGATGAACCTGTTCCTGCGCGCCCCGTCCGACCATCCGCGCAACCGTCTCCGCGTTGACCTGACGAAGCAGGCCTTCATGCTCGAAGGTCCCAACACCGATTTCCTCGACGCGCGCGGCGACAGTCCCCTCGCCCACATGTGGACGCTGCTCCTCTTCGGCGATTACATGGCTTACTATCTCGCCATCGCCTACGGCGTGGACCCGACTCCCGTGGACGCTCTGACCAATCTCAAAGACGCGCTGAAAGAAAAACAGTAA
- a CDS encoding pyruvate dehydrogenase, translating into MTKQQPSIDWPRVARLLLTSRLLDELEERELAPAGRVAYQFSAKGHELSQILLALQLTHPHDASTVYYRSRPFMLASGWTLKDALAAGMAKAGSASEGREVGVMFSHKPGESGSNLTVFPTSGDVGAQYSPAAGWAQAIQYHRDALHDREWENAIATAHGGEGSTAANGFWAALNIAATRKIPLLFFIEDNAFAISVRSQLQTPGADISSNLGGFKNLLIVDGDGADPEDAPRKIAEAVAHVRAGRGACLLHLRVPRLMGHTFIDDQAYKTDAEKSEEQKRDPLLRLKNFLPHLDWAALERDAAAEVRAAVDEAASLPDPEPRSVFNHVFAPDAPRAATSTPAADGARVNLIDAVRRTLEVEMTRDPRILVFGEDVGAKGGVHGATAHMQEKFGETRVFDTSLSEDGIIGSAVGMAFAGLRPVPEIQFRKYADPATEQINDLGTIRWRSAGRFSAPVVIRIPVGFAKKIGDPWHSVTGEAIYAHTIGLRLAFPSNAADAAGLLRTALRGDDPVIFFEHRALLDTAIARRPYPGDEYMIPFGEAAVLAEGSALTVVAWGAMTHRVVEAAQSAAGSVEIIDLRTIVPWDKSRVLESVRKTGKCLIVHEDGLTGGFGAEIAAVIAEEAFTDLDAPLARIAVPDVPIPYNMGLMNAALPQAADIERKIQSMLAY; encoded by the coding sequence ATGACAAAACAACAACCCTCCATTGACTGGCCCCGCGTCGCCCGCCTCCTGCTGACCTCGCGCCTGCTCGACGAACTCGAGGAGCGCGAACTGGCTCCCGCGGGACGCGTGGCCTATCAATTCTCGGCCAAAGGACACGAACTCTCGCAGATCCTCCTCGCCCTGCAATTGACGCATCCGCACGACGCCTCCACCGTCTACTACCGCTCGCGTCCGTTCATGCTCGCCTCGGGCTGGACTCTCAAAGACGCGCTCGCGGCGGGCATGGCAAAGGCGGGTTCCGCTTCCGAAGGACGCGAAGTCGGCGTGATGTTCTCGCATAAGCCAGGCGAGTCCGGCTCGAACCTCACGGTCTTCCCCACCTCGGGCGACGTGGGCGCGCAGTACTCTCCCGCCGCGGGCTGGGCGCAGGCGATCCAATATCACCGCGACGCGCTGCATGACCGCGAATGGGAGAACGCCATCGCGACGGCGCACGGCGGCGAAGGCTCGACGGCCGCCAACGGATTCTGGGCCGCGCTCAACATCGCCGCCACGCGGAAAATTCCCCTGCTCTTTTTCATCGAAGATAACGCCTTCGCGATCTCCGTCCGCTCGCAATTGCAGACGCCCGGCGCCGACATCTCCTCCAACCTGGGCGGCTTCAAGAATCTCCTGATCGTGGACGGCGACGGCGCCGACCCCGAGGACGCGCCGCGCAAAATTGCCGAAGCGGTGGCGCACGTCCGCGCGGGACGGGGGGCCTGCCTGCTCCACCTGCGCGTGCCGCGTCTCATGGGACACACCTTCATTGACGACCAGGCCTACAAAACGGACGCCGAGAAATCGGAAGAGCAAAAACGCGACCCGCTCCTGCGGCTGAAAAATTTCCTGCCCCATCTCGACTGGGCCGCGCTCGAACGGGACGCGGCCGCCGAAGTCCGCGCGGCAGTGGACGAAGCCGCCTCGCTGCCCGACCCCGAGCCGCGTTCCGTTTTCAATCACGTGTTCGCGCCCGACGCGCCCCGCGCCGCGACCTCGACCCCGGCCGCGGACGGCGCGCGCGTCAACCTGATAGACGCCGTCCGCCGCACGCTCGAAGTCGAGATGACGCGCGACCCGCGCATCCTCGTCTTCGGCGAGGACGTGGGCGCGAAGGGAGGCGTCCACGGCGCGACCGCGCACATGCAGGAGAAGTTCGGCGAGACGCGCGTCTTCGACACGTCCCTGTCGGAGGACGGCATCATCGGCAGCGCGGTCGGCATGGCCTTCGCCGGGCTCCGCCCCGTGCCGGAGATCCAGTTCCGCAAATACGCCGACCCCGCCACAGAGCAGATCAACGATCTGGGGACGATCCGCTGGCGCTCGGCGGGACGATTCTCCGCGCCGGTCGTGATCCGCATCCCGGTTGGGTTCGCGAAGAAGATCGGCGACCCGTGGCACTCGGTGACGGGCGAGGCGATCTACGCCCACACCATCGGGCTGCGACTGGCTTTCCCGTCCAACGCGGCGGACGCGGCCGGGCTGCTCCGTACCGCGCTGCGCGGCGATGACCCGGTCATCTTCTTCGAGCACCGCGCTTTGCTCGATACCGCCATCGCGCGCCGTCCCTATCCCGGCGACGAGTACATGATTCCGTTCGGCGAGGCCGCCGTCCTCGCGGAGGGCAGCGCGCTGACCGTCGTCGCCTGGGGGGCGATGACGCATCGGGTTGTGGAGGCCGCTCAAAGCGCCGCGGGAAGCGTCGAAATCATAGACCTGAGGACCATCGTCCCGTGGGACAAATCCCGCGTGCTGGAGTCGGTCCGCAAAACGGGGAAGTGTCTCATCGTCCACGAAGACGGACTCACCGGCGGGTTCGGCGCGGAGATCGCGGCGGTCATTGCGGAGGAGGCCTTCACCGACCTCGACGCGCCGCTGGCGAGAATCGCCGTCCCGGACGTTCCGATACCGTATAATATGGGGCTGATGAATGCGGCGCTCCCACAGGCGGCGGACATTGAACGGAAAATCCAATCCATGCTTGCGTATTGA
- a CDS encoding peptidase S10 family — translation MPDKPEPRKNAEKKDEKPSFNDNLVVTKHSIAIGGREIKYTVTAGTMVLKEETADREKESEGEKPRAQVFFIAYVKDGARDKSKRPLTFSFNGGPGSASVWLHLGVLGPRRAALEFDGSAPPPPFKLTDNEYSLLDETDLVFIDPVSTGYSRPVEGQKPVEWHGFKKDIESVGDFIRLYTTRFNRWLSPKFIIGESYGTTRAAGLSEYLYHQHGMALNGVMLISSILDFGTADFTPGNDLPYILFVPGYAATAWYHDAVKGKRQTLQEFTAEAAKFALGEYASALLQGDALPAAERARIVEKLSHYTGISPAFIERSNLRIMDQHYFKELLRERGLTVGRLDSRFTGRDKLGVGEFAEFDPLFPQITGPYTAAFYDYVRNELKFESDLKYVISGWNIVNPWSYAQFENQHVSVSESLRKAMTLNPYMKVFVANGYYDLGTPYFATEYTFNHLGLHESLRGNIRMAYYEAGHMMYIHIPSLEALKRDLAEFIRDAIP, via the coding sequence ATGCCCGACAAACCCGAACCAAGAAAAAACGCAGAGAAAAAAGACGAGAAGCCCTCTTTCAACGACAACCTCGTCGTGACCAAACATTCCATCGCCATCGGCGGACGGGAGATCAAGTACACCGTCACCGCGGGGACGATGGTGCTGAAGGAGGAGACCGCCGACCGCGAGAAAGAGTCGGAGGGCGAGAAGCCGCGCGCGCAGGTCTTCTTCATCGCCTACGTCAAAGACGGCGCGCGGGACAAGTCGAAGCGGCCGCTCACTTTCTCGTTCAACGGCGGACCCGGCTCGGCGTCGGTGTGGCTGCATCTGGGAGTCCTCGGCCCGCGCCGGGCGGCGTTGGAGTTCGACGGCAGCGCGCCCCCGCCTCCGTTCAAATTGACCGACAACGAATATTCCCTGCTCGACGAAACCGACCTCGTCTTCATTGACCCGGTCAGCACGGGCTACAGCCGTCCCGTGGAAGGACAGAAGCCGGTCGAGTGGCACGGCTTCAAGAAGGACATCGAATCGGTCGGCGATTTCATCCGCCTGTACACGACGCGCTTCAACCGCTGGCTTTCGCCCAAGTTCATCATCGGCGAATCGTACGGCACGACGCGCGCCGCGGGCCTCTCGGAATATCTCTATCACCAGCACGGGATGGCGCTGAACGGCGTGATGCTGATCTCGTCCATCCTGGATTTCGGGACCGCGGACTTCACCCCCGGCAACGACCTGCCCTACATCCTGTTCGTGCCGGGCTACGCGGCCACCGCCTGGTATCACGACGCGGTGAAAGGCAAACGCCAGACCTTGCAGGAGTTCACCGCCGAGGCGGCGAAATTCGCGCTGGGCGAGTACGCCTCCGCCCTGCTTCAGGGAGACGCGCTGCCGGCCGCGGAGCGCGCCCGCATCGTGGAGAAACTCTCCCACTACACGGGAATTTCGCCCGCCTTCATCGAACGCTCCAACCTGCGCATCATGGACCAGCATTACTTCAAAGAGTTGCTGCGCGAACGCGGCCTGACGGTGGGACGTCTCGACAGCCGCTTCACGGGACGCGACAAATTGGGCGTGGGCGAGTTCGCCGAGTTCGATCCCCTCTTCCCGCAGATCACCGGGCCGTACACCGCCGCCTTCTACGATTACGTCCGCAACGAGTTGAAATTCGAGTCGGATTTGAAATACGTCATCAGCGGCTGGAACATCGTCAACCCGTGGTCGTACGCCCAGTTCGAGAACCAGCACGTCAGCGTCTCGGAAAGTCTCCGCAAGGCGATGACGCTCAATCCGTACATGAAGGTCTTCGTCGCCAACGGCTACTACGACCTCGGCACGCCGTACTTCGCGACGGAATACACCTTCAACCACCTCGGCTTGCACGAGTCCCTGCGCGGCAACATCCGCATGGCGTATTACGAGGCGGGACACATGATGTACATCCACATCCCCTCGCTGGAGGCGTTGAAGCGCGACCTGGCGGAATTCATCCGCGACGCGATACCTTGA
- a CDS encoding 16S rRNA (cytidine(1402)-2'-O)-methyltransferase: MGVLYLVATPIGNLEDMSPRAVRILREAKLIAAEDTRHTAKLLNHFGIRTPTTSYFEHNKLTKLDRVLAALADGDVALVSDAGTPAINDPGYELVRAALASGFDVRPVPGPSSPVAALSVSGLPTDAFLYLGYLPHKKSERRNLLAQIADLRYTLIFLESPHRLTASLEDLLAVLGDRPVCVAREMTKLYEEFWRGTLSGAADAFKAREARGEFTLVVGGQTAEDRGRWTEEELLAAIETELRRGKSAKEISVELAEQSGWNKKEVYALVNQNK, encoded by the coding sequence ATGGGCGTCCTGTACCTCGTCGCCACCCCGATCGGCAACCTGGAGGACATGAGTCCGCGCGCCGTGCGGATTCTACGCGAGGCAAAACTCATCGCCGCCGAGGACACGCGTCACACCGCGAAGTTGCTCAATCACTTCGGCATCCGCACGCCGACGACCAGTTATTTCGAACACAACAAATTGACCAAACTCGACCGCGTCCTCGCCGCGCTCGCGGACGGGGACGTGGCGCTCGTCTCCGACGCGGGGACTCCCGCCATCAACGACCCCGGCTACGAACTGGTCCGCGCCGCCCTCGCCTCCGGCTTTGACGTTCGGCCGGTTCCCGGTCCTTCGTCTCCCGTCGCGGCTTTGAGCGTCTCCGGCCTGCCCACGGACGCGTTCCTCTATCTCGGCTACCTGCCGCACAAAAAATCGGAGCGGCGAAACCTGTTGGCGCAGATTGCCGATTTACGGTACACGCTCATCTTTCTCGAATCCCCGCACCGATTGACCGCTTCTCTCGAAGACCTGCTCGCCGTCCTCGGCGACCGTCCCGTTTGCGTCGCCCGCGAGATGACCAAACTCTACGAAGAGTTCTGGCGCGGGACGTTGAGCGGCGCGGCGGACGCGTTCAAAGCGCGGGAGGCGAGGGGAGAGTTTACGCTGGTGGTGGGGGGACAAACGGCCGAAGACCGAGGACGGTGGACGGAGGAAGAGTTATTAGCCGCCATCGAGACGGAGTTACGACGCGGCAAATCTGCGAAAGAGATTTCCGTTGAACTGGCTGAGCAAAGCGGATGGAATAAGAAGGAAGTATACGCCCTGGTAAATCAAAACAAATAG
- a CDS encoding methylmalonyl-CoA mutase, producing the protein MYDPKKLDELKVALEKWEETDLQKTLASMPERRADFITTSSEPVNRLYTPLDVAGLDYASDLGLPGGYPFTRGVHPTLHRGKLWTMRMFAGFGTAEETNRRFKYLLEQGQTGLSIAFDLATLMGYDTDQPEALGEFGKCGVAVSSLKDMEILLDNIPLDKVSSSMTINSPAAITWAMYIAAAEKQGVRADQLRGTIQNDILKEFIAQKEYIFPPEPSMRLVVDTMEFGSKHVPQWNTISISGYHIREAGSTAAQELAFTLADGLEYVRWGIARGMDVDEFAPRLSFFFNAHNDFFEEIAKYRAARRIWAREMKETFKAKNPRSWLCRFHTQTAGVSLTAQQPENNVVRVAIQALAAVLGGTQSLHTNSLDEALALPSEHAVTIALRTQQIIAEESGAANTVDPLGGSFFVEAQTDRIEKQARDYFRRIEDLGGVIPAIEKGFFQSEISDAAYRYQREIDEGVRKIVGVNAYAEDKPLAIPILQMDPQGYQRQVTRLEEVRRTRDAGRVGQTLDRLRIACQGTENTMPFILDAVRAYATLGEIVQVMKDTFGRYEEPTWI; encoded by the coding sequence ATGTACGATCCTAAAAAACTCGACGAACTTAAAGTTGCCCTCGAAAAGTGGGAAGAGACCGACCTGCAAAAGACGCTCGCCTCCATGCCCGAGCGACGCGCCGACTTCATCACGACTTCCTCCGAACCGGTCAACCGACTCTACACCCCGCTCGACGTGGCCGGCCTCGACTACGCCTCCGACCTCGGACTGCCGGGCGGCTACCCCTTCACGCGCGGAGTCCACCCGACGCTGCACCGCGGCAAACTCTGGACGATGCGCATGTTTGCGGGATTCGGCACCGCCGAGGAGACAAACCGCCGCTTCAAATATTTACTGGAACAGGGGCAGACCGGCCTCTCCATCGCCTTCGACCTCGCCACGCTGATGGGCTACGATACCGACCAGCCCGAAGCCCTCGGCGAGTTCGGCAAATGCGGCGTGGCGGTCTCCTCCCTGAAAGACATGGAAATCCTGCTCGACAACATCCCGCTGGACAAGGTCTCCTCCAGCATGACCATCAACTCGCCCGCGGCCATCACCTGGGCCATGTACATCGCCGCCGCGGAGAAGCAGGGCGTCCGCGCCGACCAGCTGCGCGGCACCATCCAGAACGACATCCTGAAGGAATTTATCGCGCAAAAAGAATACATCTTCCCGCCCGAACCCTCCATGCGCCTCGTGGTGGACACGATGGAGTTCGGCTCGAAACACGTCCCGCAGTGGAACACCATCTCGATCAGCGGATACCACATCCGCGAGGCTGGCTCCACCGCCGCGCAGGAACTGGCTTTCACCCTCGCCGACGGACTCGAATACGTCCGCTGGGGAATCGCCCGCGGCATGGACGTGGACGAGTTCGCGCCGCGGCTCTCGTTCTTCTTCAACGCCCACAACGACTTCTTCGAGGAGATCGCCAAGTACCGCGCCGCGCGCCGCATCTGGGCGCGCGAGATGAAAGAGACGTTCAAAGCGAAAAACCCGCGCTCGTGGCTGTGCCGCTTCCACACGCAGACGGCGGGAGTCAGCCTCACCGCGCAGCAGCCCGAAAACAACGTGGTGCGCGTCGCCATCCAGGCGCTGGCGGCCGTCCTCGGCGGGACGCAGTCGCTCCACACCAACTCGCTCGACGAGGCGCTGGCGCTTCCGTCCGAGCACGCGGTGACGATCGCCCTCCGCACCCAGCAGATCATCGCCGAAGAGTCGGGCGCGGCCAACACGGTGGACCCGCTCGGCGGTTCGTTCTTCGTCGAAGCGCAGACCGACCGAATCGAAAAGCAGGCGCGCGACTACTTCCGCCGCATCGAAGACCTGGGCGGCGTCATCCCCGCCATCGAAAAGGGATTCTTCCAAAGCGAGATCTCCGACGCGGCCTACCGCTACCAGCGCGAGATTGACGAGGGCGTTCGCAAGATCGTCGGCGTGAACGCCTACGCGGAAGACAAACCGCTCGCCATCCCGATCCTCCAGATGGACCCGCAGGGCTACCAGCGTCAGGTAACGCGCCTCGAGGAAGTCCGCCGCACGCGGGACGCGGGACGCGTCGGCCAGACGCTCGACCGTCTCCGCATCGCCTGCCAGGGGACCGAGAACACCATGCCGTTCATCCTCGATGCCGTCCGCGCTTACGCCACGCTCGGCGAGATCGTCCAGGTGATGAAGGACACCTTCGGCAGGTACGAAGAGCCGACCTGGATTTGA
- a CDS encoding 6-phosphofructokinase: MTKRIGVLTSGGDAQGMNAAVRAIVRTTLNKGAEVYAIYEGYQGLVDNGDYIKKMDWSSVGGIIQLGGTVIGSARCDAFLTREGRRLAAKNLVKAGIDGLIVIGGDGSLTGANVFRQEWPSLISELASLGEVTAQEAAAFPNLSIVGLVGSIDNDFSGADMTIGADSALHRITEAVDAITSTAASHQRTFVVKVMGRNCGYLALMGALACGADWVLIPEAPPNVDNWQDTLAERLRAGRKAGRRDSMVILAEGARDRSGNYIGSGDVQRALEERLGEEVRVTVLGHVQRGGKPSAFDRTLSTLMGYEAVNTILAAKPEDEPVVIGIRNNRITRLSLMESMRQTQAVVEAIDAGDYERAMSLRSSSFKDAFDTFKTMVRALPHPLDPSRKRFRIAVMNAGAPSPGMNTAARAAIRLGLDAGHVMLGIRNGFDGLMTGDLEEMNWMSVSGWASRGGSVLGTTRHIPKGRDLYAMARVIEDHHIDALLIIGGWNAYEAAFGMLTNRPNFPSFNIPTICLPASINNNLPGSEFSIGADTALNSIVDAVDKIKQSAVATRRCFVVEVMGHYCGYLALMGGMATGAERVYLHEEGVRLRDLQTDVENLLRGFQAGKRLGLVIRNERANPIYTTEFICSLFEEEGQDVFDVRPAILGHLQQGGDPSPFDRIQATRLARMCLEYLIEQCGKQECGSAFIGMQNGQIHFHDMRDFDRMMDAERQRPKSQWWLELKGIASLLAQQGPK; the protein is encoded by the coding sequence ATGACAAAGAGAATCGGAGTCCTTACCAGCGGCGGCGACGCCCAGGGCATGAACGCGGCCGTGCGGGCCATCGTCCGCACGACGCTGAACAAAGGCGCGGAAGTCTACGCCATCTACGAAGGCTATCAGGGCCTCGTGGATAATGGCGACTACATTAAAAAGATGGACTGGAGCTCGGTGGGGGGAATCATCCAATTGGGCGGAACCGTGATCGGGTCCGCGCGCTGCGACGCGTTCCTCACGCGCGAAGGCCGCAGGCTGGCCGCGAAAAACCTCGTCAAAGCGGGGATCGACGGGTTGATCGTCATCGGCGGCGACGGCTCGTTGACGGGCGCGAACGTCTTCCGGCAGGAATGGCCCTCGCTCATATCCGAACTCGCGAGCCTCGGCGAGGTCACGGCGCAGGAAGCCGCGGCCTTCCCGAACCTCTCCATCGTGGGGCTGGTCGGCTCGATTGACAACGACTTCTCCGGCGCCGACATGACCATCGGCGCTGATTCGGCCCTGCATCGCATCACCGAGGCGGTGGACGCCATCACCAGCACGGCCGCGAGTCACCAGCGCACGTTCGTCGTCAAAGTGATGGGGCGCAACTGCGGCTACCTCGCGTTGATGGGCGCGCTGGCCTGCGGCGCGGACTGGGTGTTGATCCCCGAAGCGCCGCCGAACGTGGACAACTGGCAAGATACGCTGGCCGAACGCCTCCGCGCGGGACGAAAGGCCGGCCGCCGCGACAGCATGGTGATCCTGGCGGAGGGCGCGCGCGACCGGAGCGGGAACTACATCGGCAGCGGCGACGTACAGCGCGCGCTGGAGGAAAGGCTTGGGGAGGAAGTGCGCGTGACCGTGCTGGGACACGTCCAGCGCGGCGGCAAACCGAGCGCCTTCGACCGCACGCTCAGCACGTTGATGGGCTACGAGGCGGTGAACACCATCCTCGCGGCGAAACCCGAAGACGAGCCAGTGGTAATCGGCATCCGCAACAACCGCATAACGCGCCTGTCGCTGATGGAAAGCATGCGCCAGACGCAGGCGGTGGTGGAGGCGATCGACGCCGGGGATTACGAGCGCGCCATGTCGCTGCGGAGTTCCTCCTTTAAGGACGCCTTCGACACGTTCAAGACCATGGTGCGCGCCCTGCCTCATCCGCTGGACCCGTCCCGAAAACGCTTCCGCATCGCGGTGATGAACGCGGGCGCGCCGTCGCCGGGCATGAACACGGCCGCGCGCGCCGCCATCCGCCTTGGGCTGGACGCGGGTCACGTGATGCTGGGAATCCGCAACGGGTTCGACGGGCTGATGACGGGCGACCTGGAGGAAATGAACTGGATGAGCGTGAGCGGCTGGGCGTCGCGCGGCGGCTCGGTATTGGGGACGACGCGCCACATCCCAAAAGGACGCGACCTCTACGCCATGGCGCGCGTCATCGAAGACCATCACATCGACGCGCTGCTGATCATCGGCGGCTGGAACGCGTATGAGGCGGCCTTCGGCATGTTGACGAACCGTCCGAATTTCCCGTCGTTCAACATCCCGACGATCTGCCTGCCCGCTTCGATCAACAACAACCTGCCTGGTTCCGAGTTCAGCATCGGCGCGGACACGGCGTTGAACAGCATTGTGGACGCGGTGGACAAGATCAAGCAGTCGGCGGTCGCGACGCGGCGCTGTTTCGTCGTAGAAGTGATGGGACATTACTGCGGTTATCTGGCGTTGATGGGCGGAATGGCGACCGGCGCGGAGCGCGTCTACCTGCACGAGGAGGGCGTGCGGCTGCGCGACCTGCAAACGGACGTGGAGAATTTGCTCCGCGGCTTCCAGGCGGGGAAGCGTCTCGGGCTGGTCATCCGCAACGAGAGGGCGAACCCGATTTACACCACAGAGTTTATCTGCTCGCTGTTCGAAGAGGAGGGACAGGATGTGTTCGATGTGCGTCCCGCCATCCTCGGTCACTTGCAGCAGGGCGGCGATCCCTCCCCGTTCGACCGCATCCAGGCGACGCGGCTGGCGCGCATGTGCCTCGAATATTTGATCGAGCAATGCGGCAAGCAGGAATGCGGCAGCGCTTTCATCGGTATGCAAAATGGACAGATCCACTTCCACGATATGCGCGACTTCGACCGCATGATGGACGCCGAACGCCAGCGGCCCAAATCCCAATGGTGGCTGGAACTCAAAGGGATTGCCAGCCTTCTGGCCCAGCAAGGACCGAAATAG